A single region of the Phycisphaerae bacterium RAS1 genome encodes:
- the bm3R1 gene encoding HTH-type transcriptional repressor Bm3R1 yields the protein MARPIEKRAFIERGVVAVVAERGLHAVTIQDIARASGVSAGLLYRYWKTRDALAADVYRRHHAALLEQLSNSVAGEPDAWRQLLAAVRAFLAFAAASPVELKFLLLSQHDLGPQLPRGRSVHDWLRGRVDAALRQGRLRRMDADLACQLFMGAVLQPVVGIIYGRLRGPATRLTTDVLAALERLLGSDPQPERRTPPRKKARREAPRT from the coding sequence ATGGCCCGGCCGATCGAGAAACGGGCGTTCATCGAGCGCGGCGTGGTCGCCGTGGTGGCGGAGCGCGGCCTGCACGCCGTCACCATTCAGGACATCGCCCGGGCCTCGGGCGTCTCCGCCGGCCTGCTCTATCGTTACTGGAAAACGCGCGACGCGCTGGCGGCGGACGTGTACCGCCGGCACCACGCGGCCCTGCTGGAGCAGTTGTCGAACTCCGTCGCGGGGGAGCCGGACGCCTGGCGGCAGCTTCTCGCCGCGGTGCGGGCGTTTCTGGCCTTTGCCGCGGCCAGCCCGGTGGAATTGAAGTTCCTCCTGCTGAGTCAGCACGACCTCGGGCCGCAGCTTCCGCGCGGGCGGAGCGTGCACGACTGGCTGCGCGGCCGGGTGGACGCGGCCCTGCGGCAGGGGCGCCTGCGGCGGATGGACGCCGACCTGGCCTGCCAGCTTTTCATGGGCGCGGTGCTGCAGCCGGTGGTGGGCATTATCTACGGCCGGCTGCGCGGCCCGGCGACGCGCCTGACGACCGACGTGCTGGCTGCGCTGGAGCGACTTCTGGGGTCGGATCCGCAACCCGAGCGACGCACTCCCCCGCGTAAGAAGGCGCGGCGCGAAGCGCCGCGCACGTAA
- the rpoE_3 gene encoding ECF RNA polymerase sigma-E factor, whose translation MLPGSDGDMSDLDKAVAGDPAALSELLARYGPQIGGEIRSQIGSVWQGSIDADDVMQVTYVEAFLQIRSLAARDEAAFVGWLRQIAKNNLRDAIKELERKKRPPPAGRVQMPNSDESCVALVDVLAVDSATPSRNAAAGEVRRAVLAALEQMPPDYAACVRLYDLAGRDIADVAREMNRSPGAVHMMRARAHDHLRTLLSAAGGIFSRA comes from the coding sequence ATGCTCCCCGGTTCGGATGGCGACATGAGCGACCTCGACAAGGCCGTCGCCGGCGACCCCGCCGCGCTCAGCGAGCTTCTGGCCCGCTACGGGCCGCAGATCGGCGGCGAAATCCGCAGCCAGATCGGCAGCGTCTGGCAGGGGTCCATCGACGCCGACGACGTCATGCAAGTCACATATGTTGAGGCGTTTCTGCAAATCAGGTCGCTGGCTGCCCGTGACGAGGCCGCGTTTGTCGGCTGGCTGCGGCAGATCGCGAAAAACAACCTGCGCGACGCGATCAAGGAGCTGGAGCGAAAGAAACGCCCGCCGCCTGCCGGGCGGGTGCAGATGCCCAATAGCGATGAATCCTGCGTCGCGCTGGTCGACGTTCTGGCAGTTGATTCGGCGACGCCCAGCCGCAACGCCGCGGCCGGCGAGGTGCGGCGGGCGGTGCTGGCGGCGCTGGAACAGATGCCGCCCGATTACGCCGCCTGCGTTCGGCTCTACGACCTGGCCGGCCGGGACATTGCCGACGTGGCGCGCGAGATGAACCGCTCGCCGGGGGCGGTGCACATGATGCGCGCCCGGGCACACGACCACCTGCGAACACTGCTGAGCGCGGCGGGCGGAATTTTCAGCCGCGCGTGA
- a CDS encoding 5-formyltetrahydrofolate cyclo-ligase family protein, which yields MTKKELRQQLRERLAAIPEADRAARSAAACRLLGVQAEFVRSETVMLFLSLPTEVDTSPLALLAWQLGKRVLAPSVSWEQRRMAPIEIHSLTSGLETVEMGIRQPVEGAVVPISEIDLVVVPGLGFDETGNRVGRGRGFYDRFLAHREFRAITCGLAFEEQVVTVVPADEHDMRVQFLVTDARVRRFDATTA from the coding sequence ATGACCAAGAAGGAACTGCGGCAGCAGCTTCGCGAGCGCCTCGCGGCGATTCCCGAGGCCGACCGCGCCGCGCGCAGCGCCGCCGCCTGCCGGCTGCTGGGCGTTCAGGCGGAGTTCGTCCGCAGCGAGACGGTGATGCTGTTCCTGTCATTGCCGACGGAGGTGGACACGTCGCCTTTGGCGCTCCTGGCCTGGCAACTGGGCAAGCGCGTGCTGGCGCCGAGCGTCTCGTGGGAACAGCGCCGCATGGCGCCGATCGAGATTCACTCGCTGACGTCCGGGCTGGAGACCGTCGAAATGGGCATCCGCCAGCCGGTCGAGGGCGCGGTCGTTCCGATCAGCGAGATCGACCTGGTCGTCGTTCCCGGGCTGGGCTTCGACGAAACCGGCAACCGCGTCGGCCGCGGCCGCGGCTTCTACGACCGCTTCCTGGCCCATCGCGAGTTCCGGGCCATCACGTGCGGGCTGGCGTTCGAGGAGCAGGTTGTGACGGTCGTTCCGGCGGATGAGCACGATATGCGGGTGCAGTTCCTGGTGACGGATGCGCGCGTGCGGCGCTTTGACGCGACGACGGCGTAG
- a CDS encoding Fumarylacetoacetate (FAA) hydrolase family protein, with translation MKPPRAFVDYRTDSDFSLQNLPYGVFSTPDQEKPRCGVRIGDFVLDLRVLEHRGFFKSVFGDEHVLCKWSLNKFMGKGRPAWRAARAILTDLLRADNPTLRDDRALRDEALIPIERVTMHLPAEIGDYTDFYSSREHATNVGTMMRGKDNALQPNWLWLPVGYHGRASSIVVSGTDLHRPHGQTMADGAAAPAFGPSRLVDFELEMGFFIGPGNDLGRPIPIGRAEEHIFGMVIVNDWSARDVQKWEYVPLGPFLAKNFGTSISPWVVTLDALEPFRCAGPLQDPPPLKYLRMTGDAQAASGAVGGARPAFDIALDVRLQGEKMPAAHTICRSNFRHLYWSMAQQLAHHSCNGCNLRPGDLLASGTISGPTPDSYGSMLELTWRGEKPITFPNGEQRRFIADGDRVTMSAYCQDEGYRVGFGEVTGRILPAKTS, from the coding sequence GTGAAACCGCCGCGCGCCTTCGTCGATTATCGAACTGACTCGGACTTCTCCCTCCAGAATCTCCCCTACGGCGTCTTCTCCACGCCCGACCAGGAGAAGCCGCGCTGCGGCGTTCGGATCGGCGACTTTGTGCTCGATTTGCGGGTGCTCGAACATCGCGGCTTTTTCAAGAGCGTCTTCGGCGATGAGCACGTGCTCTGCAAGTGGTCGCTGAACAAGTTCATGGGCAAGGGCCGTCCGGCGTGGCGGGCGGCACGTGCGATACTGACCGACCTCCTGCGGGCGGACAACCCGACGCTGCGCGATGACCGCGCCCTGCGCGACGAGGCGCTCATTCCCATCGAGCGCGTCACGATGCACCTGCCGGCCGAGATCGGCGACTACACCGACTTCTACTCCTCGCGCGAGCACGCCACCAACGTCGGCACCATGATGCGCGGCAAGGACAACGCCCTCCAACCCAATTGGCTGTGGCTGCCGGTCGGATATCACGGGCGCGCCAGCTCGATCGTTGTCAGCGGAACCGACCTGCACCGTCCGCATGGCCAGACGATGGCGGACGGCGCCGCCGCGCCGGCTTTCGGACCCAGCCGGCTGGTGGATTTCGAGCTGGAAATGGGCTTTTTCATCGGGCCGGGCAATGACCTGGGCCGGCCCATTCCGATCGGACGGGCGGAAGAGCACATTTTCGGCATGGTGATCGTCAACGACTGGTCCGCCCGCGATGTGCAGAAGTGGGAATACGTGCCGCTCGGTCCGTTCCTGGCGAAAAACTTCGGCACGTCCATCTCGCCGTGGGTTGTCACGCTGGACGCGCTGGAGCCATTCCGCTGCGCCGGTCCGTTGCAGGATCCGCCGCCGCTGAAATACCTGCGGATGACGGGCGACGCCCAGGCTGCCTCGGGAGCGGTGGGCGGCGCCCGCCCGGCGTTCGACATCGCGCTCGACGTGCGACTGCAAGGCGAGAAGATGCCCGCAGCGCACACCATTTGCCGATCGAATTTCCGGCATCTGTACTGGAGCATGGCCCAGCAGCTCGCTCATCACAGTTGCAACGGCTGCAATCTCCGGCCCGGCGACCTGCTCGCCTCGGGCACGATCAGCGGCCCGACGCCCGACTCCTACGGCAGCATGCTCGAACTCACCTGGCGCGGCGAGAAGCCGATCACCTTTCCCAACGGCGAGCAGCGCCGCTTCATCGCCGATGGCGACCGCGTCACGATGTCCGCGTATTGCCAGGACGAGGGCTATCGCGTCGGCTTCGGCGAAGTGACCGGGAGAATCCTGCCGGCAAAGACGTCATGA
- the pkn1_1 gene encoding Serine/threonine-protein kinase Pkn1, translating to MDNSDSTVPSSGHAPLIAAAWKQVEGLRGPLRSSSVDPNRTAAPAAGDADEFPGYRVLEEIERGGQGVVYKALQESTQRVVAIKLLRDRVFLAESDIQRFQQEVRVLGSLRHANIVRIYDSLAADRRFYYVMDYIPGLPLDAYVGSASRSLPEIVRLFVKICDAINSAHLRGIIHRDLKPGNIRVDPEGEPFVLDFGLSKLCTPAAPGRESSSAAPGREGSSAALGRVDVDVKDSARPGAAGLHPAGLQMTQDGQFIGSMPWAAPEQAAGKLEAIDVRTDVYSLGVLLYQMLTGTFPYTVRGPVNEVLSQIISAEAAAPRTSNPAIPIDLETIVLKCLQKAPERRYQSAREVGRDLERFLAGEPIEARRDSLTYVLGKKLARYRLAAYASAAVLIATAGGLALSLSFWRQAEAARADAVAKGTLASQNEVRARQNAEHAALESAAARAVADFLTEMFTSVDPYKGGSHDVRVADTLDTAARRLDGGALAGQPELEARVRRVLGKAYASLGLNELGYAQAGIAVDRFEEARGAGSEEALRAMVDWLALQRRISRPAEGEPLARGALGLTVTMLGPDHEATLGMMNELGATLMDLGAFAEAERLWRDAIERSCLRLGDDYPERLAMINNLAYMLWQRGRLEEAQALFEPLIDQTRRVLGETHPAYATRMVNLALVYERRGRLSEAEGMYEKALVALRRIHGDHHPELAGVMINLADLYRVQQRFTKAETAARETLAFCERVLPPGDINIAKAAHNLGAALYSLERLDEALEVERRAIEIFTATLGPDHDSVLGARGVLAAIQFARGDLRAAEDAMREIYTARLRRFGAGDQRTLRSYCNLGEIVAKQGKLAEAEAIFRATLARRRARLGETHPETLTCAVVLAQCLSEQGALEQGESLMRETLSCLRDSRLFGNTADAGAKLADMLAQQGRFDDSEELLRESIQTAGRAMPADHPELARIRANLGVTLLRLGRADDALAELSAALAVLREKLGDDDADVRDLREEIADIRQETGRPAAGPGPR from the coding sequence ATGGACAACTCGGACAGCACGGTTCCATCGAGCGGGCATGCGCCCCTGATCGCCGCGGCCTGGAAGCAGGTCGAGGGCCTTCGCGGGCCGCTGCGCTCCTCCTCCGTGGATCCGAATCGGACCGCGGCGCCGGCGGCCGGCGACGCGGACGAGTTCCCCGGCTACCGCGTGCTGGAGGAAATCGAGCGCGGCGGCCAGGGCGTGGTGTACAAGGCGCTGCAGGAGTCCACGCAGCGCGTGGTGGCGATCAAGCTGCTGCGCGACCGCGTGTTTCTGGCCGAGAGCGACATTCAGCGCTTTCAACAGGAAGTGCGCGTGCTCGGCAGCCTGCGGCATGCCAACATCGTCCGCATCTACGACAGCCTCGCGGCGGATCGTCGCTTCTATTACGTGATGGACTACATCCCGGGTTTGCCGCTCGATGCCTACGTCGGCTCGGCGTCGAGGTCGCTGCCCGAGATCGTGCGGCTGTTCGTGAAGATCTGCGACGCGATCAACAGCGCCCATCTGCGCGGCATCATCCATCGTGATCTGAAGCCGGGGAATATCCGCGTCGATCCGGAGGGCGAGCCGTTCGTGCTCGACTTCGGGCTGTCGAAGCTTTGCACCCCGGCCGCCCCCGGCAGAGAAAGTAGCTCGGCCGCCCCCGGCCGAGAAGGTAGCTCGGCCGCCCTCGGCCGAGTCGACGTGGACGTCAAGGATTCGGCCCGGCCGGGGGCGGCCGGGCTACATCCGGCCGGGTTGCAGATGACGCAGGATGGGCAATTCATCGGCTCAATGCCGTGGGCCGCCCCGGAGCAGGCCGCCGGAAAGCTGGAAGCGATCGACGTTCGCACCGACGTCTATTCGCTGGGCGTGCTGCTCTACCAGATGCTGACCGGGACATTCCCGTACACGGTTCGCGGGCCGGTGAACGAAGTGCTTTCGCAGATCATCAGCGCCGAAGCGGCGGCGCCGCGCACGAGCAATCCGGCAATCCCGATCGATCTTGAGACGATCGTGCTGAAATGCCTGCAAAAGGCGCCGGAGCGTCGCTACCAATCCGCGCGTGAGGTCGGTCGCGACCTGGAGCGATTCCTGGCGGGCGAGCCGATCGAGGCTCGCAGGGACTCGCTCACCTACGTCCTGGGAAAGAAACTGGCCCGCTATCGCCTGGCGGCGTACGCGTCCGCCGCCGTACTGATCGCGACCGCCGGCGGTCTCGCGCTGTCGCTCTCGTTCTGGCGGCAGGCGGAGGCGGCCCGCGCGGACGCGGTGGCGAAGGGGACGCTCGCCTCGCAGAACGAGGTCCGGGCGCGGCAAAATGCGGAGCATGCGGCGCTGGAGTCGGCGGCGGCGCGTGCCGTGGCGGACTTTCTGACCGAGATGTTCACGTCGGTCGATCCGTACAAAGGCGGTTCGCATGACGTGCGCGTGGCGGACACGCTTGACACGGCGGCGCGGCGTCTCGACGGCGGGGCGCTGGCGGGGCAGCCGGAGCTGGAGGCGCGCGTGCGGCGCGTGCTGGGAAAGGCCTACGCGTCGCTGGGATTGAATGAGCTCGGGTATGCGCAGGCCGGCATCGCCGTGGACCGTTTCGAGGAGGCGCGCGGCGCCGGCAGCGAGGAGGCGCTGCGGGCGATGGTCGATTGGCTGGCGCTGCAGCGGCGAATCAGCCGGCCGGCGGAGGGTGAGCCGCTGGCGCGGGGTGCGCTGGGGTTGACGGTCACGATGCTGGGGCCGGACCACGAAGCGACGCTGGGGATGATGAACGAGCTGGGCGCGACGCTCATGGACCTCGGCGCGTTCGCCGAGGCGGAGCGGCTGTGGCGCGACGCGATCGAGCGGAGCTGCCTGCGGCTGGGCGACGACTATCCCGAGCGGCTGGCCATGATCAACAACCTCGCTTACATGCTGTGGCAGCGCGGGCGGCTCGAGGAGGCTCAGGCGCTCTTCGAGCCGCTGATTGACCAGACGCGGCGCGTGCTGGGCGAGACGCACCCGGCCTACGCCACTCGCATGGTCAACCTGGCGCTGGTGTACGAGCGCCGCGGGCGCCTGAGCGAGGCCGAGGGGATGTACGAGAAGGCGCTCGTAGCGCTGCGGCGCATTCATGGCGATCATCATCCCGAACTGGCGGGGGTCATGATCAACCTGGCCGATCTTTACCGCGTGCAGCAGCGCTTCACCAAGGCGGAGACGGCGGCGCGCGAGACGCTGGCCTTCTGCGAGCGCGTGCTGCCGCCAGGCGACATCAACATCGCAAAAGCCGCGCACAATCTTGGAGCGGCGCTCTATTCGCTGGAGCGTCTGGACGAAGCGCTGGAGGTCGAGCGTCGCGCGATTGAGATTTTCACGGCAACGCTGGGCCCGGACCACGACAGCGTCCTCGGCGCCCGCGGCGTCCTGGCCGCGATTCAATTCGCCCGCGGCGACCTGCGGGCCGCCGAGGACGCCATGCGCGAGATTTATACGGCGCGCCTGAGGCGCTTCGGCGCCGGAGACCAGCGCACGCTGCGCAGCTACTGCAACCTGGGCGAGATCGTGGCGAAGCAGGGAAAGCTGGCGGAAGCCGAGGCGATCTTTCGCGCGACGCTGGCGCGGCGGCGGGCCCGGCTGGGCGAGACCCATCCCGAGACGCTCACGTGCGCCGTGGTTCTGGCCCAATGCCTGAGCGAGCAGGGCGCCCTGGAGCAGGGCGAATCGCTGATGCGCGAAACGCTGAGCTGTCTGCGGGACAGCCGGCTATTCGGCAACACCGCGGACGCTGGCGCGAAGTTGGCCGACATGCTGGCGCAGCAGGGGCGATTCGACGACTCGGAGGAACTGTTGCGCGAGAGCATCCAGACGGCCGGCCGCGCCATGCCGGCGGATCACCCCGAGCTGGCGCGGATCCGGGCCAACCTGGGCGTGACGCTGCTGCGGCTGGGCCGGGCCGACGACGCGCTGGCCGAGCTGTCGGCGGCCCTGGCGGTGCTGCGCGAGAAACTGGGAGACGACGATGCGGACGTGCGCGACCTGCGCGAGGAGATCGCGGATATTCGGCAGGAGACGGGCCGGCCGGCCGCTGGGCCGGGTCCGCGGTAG
- the rarA gene encoding Replication-associated recombination protein A, with protein MNPPDLFAEQRRQAQRMVEPLAVRMRPQTLDEFVGQQHFIGEGKLLRRLLESDRLSSALFYGPPGCGKTTLAQLVAGHTRAAFETLHAAEAGVKDVRRVIDDAQHRLLAEGRRTVLFLDEIHRFSRAQQDALLKDVESGLLTLIGATTENPFHSVTGPLISRSQVFEFKPLGEEEISTLLRRALAGPPRGLSAAGVAVDDAALRFIAQRSDGDARRALGALEVAVLSEQAAASRSRPPRPPHVTLDVAADSMQVKTVAYDKAGDTHYDIASAFIKSMRGSDPDAAVYWLARMLEGGEDPRFIARRIAICASEDVGNADPQALLVAAAAAQTTELVGLPECEYALAQAAIYVACAAKSNRCAEAIWAARADVREKPLLNVPNHLRDRSYGGAERLGRGDGYRYPHDAPGGFVEQDYLGEKRSYYNPSEIGDEARLGEVLRRRRSNPPPQAP; from the coding sequence ATGAACCCGCCTGATCTCTTCGCCGAGCAGCGCCGCCAGGCGCAGCGCATGGTCGAGCCGCTGGCGGTTCGCATGCGTCCGCAGACGCTCGACGAGTTCGTCGGCCAGCAGCACTTCATCGGCGAGGGCAAGCTGCTGCGCCGGCTGCTGGAATCGGACCGGCTGAGCTCGGCCCTCTTCTACGGCCCGCCGGGCTGCGGAAAAACCACGCTGGCGCAACTGGTCGCCGGCCACACGCGGGCCGCGTTCGAGACGCTGCACGCGGCGGAAGCGGGCGTCAAGGACGTTCGCCGAGTGATCGACGACGCCCAGCACCGGCTGCTCGCCGAGGGCCGTCGAACGGTCCTCTTCCTCGACGAGATTCACCGCTTCAGCCGCGCGCAGCAGGATGCGCTGCTGAAGGACGTGGAGAGCGGCCTGCTGACGCTGATCGGTGCGACGACGGAGAATCCGTTTCACTCGGTCACGGGGCCGCTCATCTCGCGCAGCCAGGTGTTCGAATTCAAGCCGCTGGGCGAAGAGGAAATCTCCACGCTGCTTCGCCGAGCGCTGGCCGGTCCGCCGCGCGGGCTCAGCGCCGCCGGCGTCGCCGTGGATGACGCCGCGCTGCGTTTCATCGCGCAGCGCAGCGACGGCGACGCGCGGCGGGCGCTGGGCGCGTTGGAAGTGGCCGTGCTTTCGGAGCAGGCGGCCGCCTCGCGCAGCCGTCCGCCCCGCCCGCCGCACGTCACGCTCGACGTCGCGGCCGACTCGATGCAGGTGAAAACCGTCGCCTACGACAAGGCCGGCGATACGCACTACGACATCGCCTCGGCGTTCATCAAGAGCATGCGCGGCAGCGACCCGGACGCCGCCGTCTACTGGCTGGCGCGCATGCTGGAAGGCGGCGAGGACCCGCGCTTCATCGCCCGGCGCATCGCGATCTGCGCGTCCGAGGACGTCGGAAACGCCGACCCGCAGGCGCTGCTGGTCGCGGCGGCGGCGGCGCAGACGACCGAGCTGGTCGGCCTGCCCGAGTGCGAGTATGCGCTGGCGCAGGCCGCGATCTATGTGGCGTGCGCCGCGAAATCCAATCGCTGCGCGGAGGCCATCTGGGCGGCGCGGGCCGACGTGCGCGAAAAGCCGCTTCTGAATGTGCCCAACCACCTGCGCGACAGGAGCTACGGCGGGGCGGAGCGGCTGGGCCGCGGCGACGGCTACCGGTATCCGCATGATGCGCCCGGCGGCTTCGTGGAGCAGGATTACCTGGGCGAGAAGCGGTCTTATTACAATCCCAGCGAGATTGGAGACGAGGCACGGCTGGGAGAAGTTCTGCGCCGGCGGCGGTCGAATCCACCGCCCCAAGCGCCCTAG